GCGCTGACGTTCACCGTGCCCACCTTTAAAGCCAACTGTAATtcttcaaagtaattttaatattttttgcagatttcttttATCCGCGGTTGTGGATGTAGATAAAGTTTTTAATCTCCAATTTTGTGCTGATTCTTTATCACTTCCAAGTATAGTCAACTCTTGACTTCATTGGTTTAATAATTGTTAAGCAGTGGGTTGCATAGATAATGTGACAGGTACTCAGTGAAGGTTCTATAGTCTATAGTAGAGAAAAAGGTAGTAGTGATAATATTGAATAGAGAGCAAAAGTTGCTTCCTGATAGTAAGTTGACACattctgaaacatttcagaCACAAGCTGACTTATGTGGAGCTCCCTTGAGCAGGACTGGGGAGAGATGCCCATAATCTATATCTAAATCCTCCCTTAGAAAGTTGAGAGCTAAGatgtcaccaaaaaaaagacccctcttgaaataaaattaatatagaCTTACCCATGATTAAATTAAACATGCCTTCTGGTTCATGAAGAACTATATCTTCACTAAATGAAGACAGAATGAAATACTACAGTGTTGAGCATGCAAAAGTAAAGGAGTCCAGATTTTACAAAATGGCCAAGAATACTAGgtgctattttgtttttcagtttagtCTGAAGTGTGAAACacacagttcttaaaaaaaaaaatagactccTGTCTTCATGCATGAGTCATTAACTGTAATAAGTACTTATTCCAATAGCTGCCTCACTCAAACTCTTACACTTTACTGTTAATTTTCACTTTAAGCTTTCTTAACGGCgtgcaaaaaataaattgcctTCTGAAGCTGGTAATCCACAAAATGGTTCAAAAGACATGTGACTAGTTATGTGtctaaaaaataatgcatattaTAGGAAAACTGATGCTGGAAGAATTAAATAAGAATACTTTTTCAAATCTGAGTGGCCAGAAGAAAGACAGGGAAGAAAGGTAGCTACACATCCTGAAAGAACAAGAACGCCTTCCTgtgtcctcctttcttcccctttcagaCCCGTttttgggggagaaaggggaagaaatccCATTGCACAATTCAGAACTGTGGAATATGCACAGTTCCAGCAGGGGTGAAGAAGGGTGGTTTTGTTCCCATCTCCCTTTCTTTGCTTACTGTAGCATTCTGGGTtattttggggttggtttttttttggttggttggttggtatccccccctaaaaaaaacccaaaccagcaagTAGTCTGGAGTAAGAGTCTTCTGCTTAAATTGCTGATTTGACCTAAAAACTCAGGACCCTATTGGAAAGGATTTTGTTCTGGGGGTAGATCTGGCCAGTGCAAAGCAGATGGGCTGTAACAGAGAGAAGTGACTGGTCAGGTGGCAGGGACAAGGCTAGGTAGCCCTATTTTAaaggcggggggagagggggaatgTGTGTGGCAGGAATAAAGATCTGAGGTGCAGAGAAAGCAGATGACTTGTCCAGAGTTGCACAAGAAGTCTGTGGTAAAGGAGGGCTCGAGTCAAAGATAGGTACCTGGTCTAGCAAAcaagcttctcttttttttttctttccctctcttctctagAAAGGCTATTTTTAGCTCTGGCAACTCACTGAGACCTTAGCGaagattattatttattttgcatatgcAATTTCTTGAGATCATTGAGAAGTTGTGCACTTTTATTTCTTGGATGCACAAtggattattttgcttttgtttacatTTACTTTTGCTTGTCTTCAAGGTATAGCACTTCAGCActtttgtttttgcaaaaaCACAAGACTGCAGCTTCTTCCTTTGTTCTCCCCACTGCAAGGaacatttaatttcagtttttagtGGCCGGGCTTCATTGCCGGAAATGACCGTAGTGATTGAAGTTCCTCATAGCCTGAACACAAAATTGACTTGTAGCTTGGTCCTCTAAGGAAACACTTCATAATCTATGGTGACTTTCTGCACTGGGAAACATGCAAAACCCTGGTGCACATGAAAACACAGGCTTGCAGTCTGAGCTGCCTCTTGAGGAGCAGAATTATGGAGCTACTGCAGCTCATGTGAGACAAGATCTATTCATGCCTGTGTCAAGCAGTGGTCCAGCAAAGAGAGATTACCTGatagctgctgtgctgtgctatGCGAATTTAATAAATTTCATGGATTGGTTCATTGTACCAGGTGAGAGCCTATTTTCTCCTTCtaaggaaacagaaatttaaGTTCTCAATAGCTCTACTTACTCTGTAGttacaaatgttttctaaagTAAGGATGTGCTTTATGACTTTTTAATCTGTCTCACTTACCTGCTTTAGCCTGTTAGTCACACTCTTAGTAAAACTTCCAATTCCAAATCCTGAAAGACCAATAAATAATGTATTAGTTATTAATGGTTAGTAGAATGCTCATAAAAATCACATCTGTTAAATACTtaagattaatatttttaaatctaagtCTTTTGTAAACAGACTTTAGCATACAGAGCATCTAGTCTATTTTTATGTCTGGATTCTACAGAGATTTGACTAAGAAGCTTCCCTTTATTGTACACAGCAGTTTACCAGGCCTTCTTTGGATCTAGTAGATTAGATATGGCATTCCTTTATCTGAAGAATAGTGATGCCATTCCCCCCATTAAAAGTACAAAAATTATGTTATCTTTGTGCAAGTTTGTTTAGGGGAGGCTTAACTTCCTTGTGATCTGCTGGAAATTGTGTGATTTCTGCAATGAAGAGTGTAACATGATTGTGTAAAGAGAACGGAGACCCACTTCCTCAAGCATCACCTACTGAATTTATAACTTGTTTTTTGATAAAAAATATCCTTCTTccaaaatgtgaatttttaaatttaatttttttatttttttttttttttttacctagcCATGAACAGCAAAGCCTTGCTTCTGGTAAACTGGTGggaaatctgttttttcctcccatgtaAACTGTGGTTTGTGTAAATTCTTCTGTTTAGCATCACTCCTAAGCATCTACCATGCTTCCAGGGATCTGATTTCTAAATTAGGAGGAAACACTTGTTGTGAGCTTGCTATATTTTACTTCTGAGTGGCCTGGAAattgtaaatgttttaaaaccttgaaaaaacccaaaggatgGAATATTAAATTTGGAATTAACATCTAGTGACAGCACACAAACTAATTTTTTGTACTACTTACACCATTCAGAAATATAAGGCATTCAGtcagtatctttaaaaattgaGAGGCTAGTGGGTTTAGGAGttgaagcttttttcttttgaatactTCTTAACCACACATATAAGAGGGAAGGAAACAAGTAGGAGTGCATGCTGAATGATACTGCAAGACTGTTAGTGAAAAACTTCAATGTATGTGTTCTATTGTCAAGTAACTTTCCCTGGAGAAGGGCAGGGGACAGGAGAGGATGAAAATATCTTCAAGCAAGAACTGGGGTGCTAGGAGGGTATGCACTTGGAAGTATTAAGTGCAAGTAGTCATTTGGCTCATTCCAGGCTTTGAACTATTCTTTGGCTCCTGTACATGCTAAGAGCTTAAAATTTTCAAGAAGGCCTGTGAAGTAAATCTTGCCAACTCGTTAACGTGCTCAGTTTCTTGTGAGTGAGGTGCCTTCAGGGACATGTAGGAATTCAAGAGCAGAGGTGGGGATAGTGTCCAGGCCTTTGAAATATCAAACATCTACTTTAATTACAATATATAACTAAAACACTTTTCAGTTAACTCTGTGACCTCTTGGGCCATGGGGGAAATCTGTAAACTGCAGTTTATACCACAGCAATATACTGTTAATCTGCGAGAATTCAGCTGCATTGCGGAATTCTTGCCTCAGTACTTTTCAGTTTGGCTGTCCATATGTATGAAAATATTGTTAGAAATAAGTTAACAGgacagtgaagaaggagaggcTTGAATACTTGTTTGAAAGTAAGTGGTGGCAGTTACAAATTTGTGGTTTCCGGGCAGTTTTGCTCACAGGCTTTGATGGAGTTTGCATCAGTCTTCATGCAGAAAACAAGCTCTTCCACTTAGTTGTCTGCTGGAATTGAGTCTTCAGTTTGTTAAAAATGGTGATCACGCAGACTTTTTCACTTCCAATCTGTTATCCTGTCCCAAGCTGTTCAGATCAATGCTTTGTAATCTGCCAATAAGTGGTCAGGCCAGTTATTTCAGTTATGTAGGGGATAACATTTTAATGGTGCTCAGTGTGAAAGTTAGTTTGAGATGAACTTGTGGTTCAGTTCAAGTCTTGTGTTAGCTGTGATTTGTTCTAAATGCTCTATTAATCCAAAACTGAAATTCCTGTAATACAGTACTTCTGTGTGTTGATAATTGGCTTCCAGAAAGAATAGATACAATTGATTGTCCTGTTCTAATGATGGAAAATGTTTGAATGAAGTCACTGGCTTAAACTTCTGAGACCATTAGGAAAACCGTAAATGCGAAGTATGTTCAAGAATCATTGAGAAACAGCTATAATGCCTCCGGTGCTGCTGTTCAGCTAGACCTTGATCTACACTGACCAAGTCATGTCAGTAAATAGTGAGGAGACCGATCATGCTGCAGCCACAGGGACTGCGGGAGAGCATGGATTTAGCTTTAAACTAGCTGGCTCAAGAATGCTTTTAAgtggctgcagcagcatggTATATGGCATAACATGTAAAATACACGGTAGGAGCAGAATAGATGCCTCTTGCTAACCTCACCCTGAGCTCCATTCTGTAGCAGATCAGCTTCTGTGAACATAGGAGACAATTTacacagaaattgttttcttaaGTGGTGGCTTCATCCTCTtaataatattttgattttgactATTTTGGCAAAACTAAAGCTGCAtgagaagaaatttcttttttaattgatatCTTTCAATGTCGGGGTAAAGGTATGCTTATTCAAAGCAGTATGTTCTgctattttaaatcttttttttcagcaatatAATGCAGAAATGCAAGATAGGTGAGATCTGCAGCCTTGGCATGatgtagaaatgaaaatgaCATTTGGTCTCGACAGTATTCATGCATCCATGAGGTGCCAGATCCATGGATCTTCCCTCAGTTTGTTGCTTGTGTGACTTTCTTCCACACTTTCTGACAACTCTTCCAACCTTTTTCCACAGCTCTTGAATGGTTAGAAATTGAGATGGATTTTCTATCAGCTGTTTATCACAAATAGAAATGATCACTTCCGGTGAAGTTTGTCTACCGTTGTCACCactaaaaatgttaatttctaAATCCAGAGTTATCTGTATCTCATCTGATCTCTGCAAAATTGTCATGGAAATATGAACAGAATTACACAATCAGAACCATGATCTGAATTACAGTAGTCTTTCCCTGGCTATGGGCTGATTTAGCCGCCATTGGCTAATGAAGACTGTAGTCATTTGCATCCTGAAAAATCCAACATGCACTAATGTGAATACTGtatatactgaaaatattaacagTTATTCTTAACAGAAGGAATTTCAACTCATCTTAACATTTTAAGGTCTTTAAGAAAATTTTAGGATTAGCTGTATGAAAATAGCAATCTCCTGGCTGCAAAACTTTGCCACTGTTTTGTTCCACATTGTGTCCATTAAACTTTGAACTGTAAACTGTTTATATGCTTACATACTAACggtgcaaaagaaacagaacactTGTGGTTGAAATACCAGGTAAACTGACTCTCATAAGACCTGTGTAGTGGAAGATCATGAATTTTATCTAGTGATAAgaatttttaattctctgtgtATCTGTGCTTGCAGCAGAGTAATGGTTTACATGTAAACTAGGAAGCTAAATGTGCTGCAGTTCTTGCAAGCCCTGTTCTTGAAATAAATCTTTGAGTTGGCAAATGAATAGAATTACAAGGAATGAGCAGGGTACTTTGCTGTCATTCAGTGTTTGACTCTCTTGCAGGGATCCTGTTAGATATACAGAAATACTTCAAGCTTAGCGATGGGGATTCAGGTCTACTGCAAACAGGTAATAAAATCTCTTAAGTTCACGTAGCTTACTTGGCCTTGCATGTATGTGGTCTGTTCCTAAAACACAGTCTAGTTACTTATTTCTTCTACTTCCTACTCATGTGTGGTATTGCTCACTTCCACTTGTGGGCAGGCCGACTATAATGCAAAACTGAAAGTCTTTGGTTCAGGGGAGACTGGAGTCCTTCAAAAATGCCACAGTATGTGAATCACAAAAGATGAAGGATTTTCCTGAGAAATGCAGAACTTGAGCAATTCGCAcgttttatttttgtataggTTTTTTTGAAtctgcttttatctttttgtaAATATCAGTCTACTTACTAGTTCTATGAACTCAGCCTGCCTGTAACCTCTGCCCTAAAAAATAACCTGAGTTTGTCTGAAGGGTGAGGAGTATGTAcgataaaaataatttggccAATATTGTCTTTGCTCCATCTTGAATTTCTAGTCTTCATCTTGTGTTACATGCTGGCTGCCCCCATCTTTGGATACCTCGGTGACCGGTACAATAGGAAAATCATCCTTGGAGCTGGTATTTTCTTCTGGTCTGGTGTAACATTAGGCAGTTCATTCATCAGTGACTTGGTATGTTGCTTTTTTAGAGGGTACTATGAAAATAATCTGTATACATCTTGCAGGAGTTGATAGAGTCCTTCTCTTATCACATTTGGAAAAGATATCAGTGAGCACTCACTCCCCAAGCCTGGTTTAAATGGACTTTGTGCAGGAATGCTTTATGGGATGGTGGTGTCTAGGCAATGGAGAAACCACATATTACTGTTGCAATTGATAGGATCATATTTTTGTCCCAAGTGCTTGTTGATTATGACCTTACAGTGTAGGAGCTTGTTTGGCAAGCTTGTGGTCTATCGACCCTATCCTGTAATTCCCCCTCGGTGTCACTCTAAGAAGTCACTACTGTGCAGAAAGTAAAAAGAACAGCAGTGGGATGCGAGGGAAGCAGGTGTGAGTGGAGGGAATACAGACATATGCAAAAGGCAGTTGAATTCTTATTTCCTCTGGTACTTTTGATCCACTGAAATGCACCTCTTTAATAGTAAGCTTGCTTTCTTGCATGGGCTTTTTTGGACTATAATATGTTTTTTGCCTGCAGTATTGCTGGATATTCTTTCTTTCACGAGGACTAGTTGGCATTGGCACGGCCAGTTATTCCACAATAGCACCCACCATCATTGCAGACCTgtttgaggaaggaaaaaggaccACAATGTTATCTATCTTCTATATCTTCATTCCAGTGGGAAGGTTGGTTTTCTTGCTAGTAATTGACCCGCCTTTTGAAATTGTCTGACCACGCCTGCAGTTCAATATACCCTGAGCCTTGATTAGACATATTTTGATGTATATCTGCATTGGCCTTTGCAAAACCATTTGTCACTTGCTTAGCAGGTTTAAGTAGAGCTGGTTAGgcttatttctgtatttaccttgaagaaaaattgcttttcccCCCAACATTTTTAAGGAGAATCTAAACTCTGAAAACTGGTAGGCTTTGAATAAGATATTTAACCAATTCTAAAAGAAATATGTGCATGGGGGGTAGGTAAtttatttctgggttttggaagacaaaagcTTTCAGATATTTGTTTACTTGACAAATTTTTCAAGAACCCTCCATTAAATGTCTCCCAAGGAAGAATTGGcacttccctctcctctttcaGTTAAATTGACATTTTGTCTGAAGAAGAGGTGGAGAAGGGCTTCTTAAGTGGTTCAGAGGCATACTCTTTATTAGAGCAATCAGCCAAGGCTGAATCCAGaaggcagattaaaaaaactgaaggaaTTGCTGGAGGGCTTAATTTACATGGCTAGcgcagaaaagaataaataataaactgcTTTATGGGCTGTCTGATCTGGGTTTGCAGTGTCATTCTACAGAATATGTATTCCCAGGGGAATCTGGGACATTATTGCCACCATCTCAAGTCTGCTCTGAGGAGGTTAGACTCTCTGTTTAATACTGGCTGGCAAGTAGACTAGCATAGACCATGAGGGTTGTTGCTGTTTATCCATTTTGAAAACTATGACAGAATACTTCTCTGTGCTCTCCTTAGCTGGCAAGACATGTCATTTCAGCCAGCAAGAATTCATTGGTGCCTActgattatttctttctgttgctcaCAGTGGTCTTGGTTATGTCCTAGCAGCCAGCATGACACGTGTCACAGGTGACTGGCACTGGGCATTCAGGGTGAGTTACTCACTTTCAGTCATGGGGCCGAGCCATTTGCTGTAAAATCAGAACCATCACTGGGGTTTGGATTACTTGTGTTCATTGTGTTAAAAGAGGTGAGCAGCGGAAGGACTTTCTACTGTTTGACTGGTCATGAACTTGGTGTTTAAGAGAACTCTTCAGGCAGGACAAGTGGAAGATTTATGCCTAGCTCTTGCAGAATGAAAGCAGGCATAGGTGAAATTGTACAGTGGCCAGGGCAGGTGCTGATGTTCCTCCTACCTGCAGAACTTTGAACAGTTGTCAGTGCACCAAGACCTCAAACAGAGGAAACTGAAGATAAAATGATTGTTATACTGATAGCACCAGTAtaattcttcaggaaaatacagagagattgttttctgaaatgctgttgGGAACAACTTCTATTATTTGAGggtttcaagaaaaaaaacctcttctgttCTGGTCACAACATCATGATGTCTCTCCATACTGAACACCTAGTGCTTtggaagacagagacagagCAAATGGGGGAAGGGGCCTGATGCGGCGGGAAGAGCACAATGAAGCCTTATATGATGGGGAGGGAGGATCTATTATCTTTCCTCCAAAGTCACCATAAATCACCAAAGTCAGTCATCTTCTTTACAAATATGACCTACAAACAGCAAGTCACATCTATTTCTGAACATATCTGCAATTCTCTGATATGTAATTCTAACACTGAATTTGAATTGCTGTGCAGTTTTCACTGTAAGACAAAAGGTATCCTTGATCTAACCAGCCTTCTGTCTACAGGTAACTCCTTGCATGGGAGGCCTAGCACTGGTTCTTCTGATTCTACTGGTCCCTCACAGGACCCAGAGAAGGACAGCAGCACACAGAGCACTGAGCATCTTCGGCACAATACGAGTAGCAGCTGAGAAACCAGGTGTACAGAGAACTGCCAGGACTACTTGGTGTCGAGATGTCATATCACTTGCCAAGAAGTAAGTGATTTTAGCAACAGAAGTTCCCTGAATTGAGGAACGACTATTCCATGATTAGAAATATGGCCATCAAATCCCACTCAGCTCCTTTGTATTGCATGCTGTATGCAAGATGATAGAAACAGcattaataaaaatctttcttccacTCTTTTACAGGAATGCTACACAAGAGATCaaaaatttctttgtttctgctaTCCTCCCATtttgaggagggggaaggaggcaaaGTTATGATGGCAGTGTGCTCCTATTTAAATGCAACTCTGCTTTCTAagtttccccttccctcttgcTTTAACATGTAGGGTAAGCTGAATTGGTAAAAGTGCATATTTTGCAGGTGTCACTTTATCTGTAATGCTTAGTGCCTGAGGAAGGTTGGATCAGCAAGTCTCAGGCAGTCTTTATATGGTATTTGTAAGCCCACTGTGCCTCTGATACAAGAGGTCAGAGTCTGTAGGACCCCAATATGGTGTATAAAGTTGTTGTACGTGTGTTTTGACCAGCTAACCTGTGGCTGGCAGatgactttttccttttagcCACACAAAAATTAAAGTCAAGACCAGCTGACCTGCAGGACGAAGCAGAGTCCTGATTGCAGCCGGTTCCTCGCTCCCGTCCGCCTGCAGCCCGTGACAGCCCTtgccggggcggggaggaagaGCCGGGCGCGGGCTGCCGACAGCAGGTGCCGCTGTGCACCTGCGCCAGAGCCGGCTCCGCGCTGCCGGCGCCTGCCGGCTGCTTCCCCGGGCCCCGCCAAGTGCTTTGAGTTTAGACTTGCTTTCCTGGGACCTCGTCTGTCTTCAGAGTGTGCTGCTTCTAGAGGATCCAGCGTTTTCTAATCGACAGTTAGATTTGCATCCTGTTTGCATCCAGAACAGCAAGTACCTTAGAGATCCAGTTTGTTGGATCACAATTTGTAGGAAGTACAGGCtgaagtgaataaaaaaatgaactttcctGAATCAGAAATGAACCTTTTTGACATTTCAACAACTAGACTTTTGTCAAAGTTGCTTTCCTCCAAAGATGTTCCTTACAACCTCCAGCAATGTtgtaaaaatagattttaattttcttttccttcagcaatTGATTTCCAAAGCGTAAGGACTTACTGCCAAAAAACAGGTGGTTCCACTTTTAATCAAGTCCAAGAGCACTTTATCTTTAGAAGATGAAGAATTAGGTTCATACCTTAACAAATCCTCTAGTCTGGTGGTCACCAGCTCATTTGCAGCAATTTTATTTAGTCTTAAGATTTCATACCTCCCTATTGACCTCAAAGGGGGCTTTCTCCTAAACTATTAACTAGAAAGAGACCagtaaaaagttaattttctcctaGAACAGGGCATGAAGAAGACAAGATTtggacagtttttaaaaagtgcttctCCTTTTGTCTGAAAACTCACTGTGCAGACTGAAAGCCTATTTTTACTTACTCAGGTAGAGTTGAGGAGTACTTCAGCTGCTGCATCTTAACAGTTTGGAAGATCCAGATGTTACTCTCATTTATACTGGTTACACAAATGACTTAAAACCATCCTGAGGCTTTTATACTTGCACATAGAACACTTTCATTTAGCTACTAAGCCATCAAATTCTTGCCCACTCTCTGTTGTTGTAGTTCTGCTATCAAAAATTTCACAGCAACTGTTTTAGCAAAAGTTGGCAATGAAATCTGCAAGAGACCAGGACTGGGATTTAACATGAAATCAGTAGGTCATACTCTTCACTCTAATTAGTACTTTACTGTTGAAGTTCATAGATAATGCCTCATCAAAGTTCATATCTTTAAGGGAGTGCATTTTGATTATGACTGAATGGTTTTGTTATTGCTTGAAATCCTGGGTATTGCAGGTaggctttccctttttcctcacACCCCATTCTTTCTAATatctctcatttctttcttttgactttcagtgggagttttgtcTGGTCCTCGCTGGGTCTGACTGCCATGGCCTTCGTTACTGGAGCCCTGGGAATGTGGGTACCTCTGTTTCTTTACAGGGCTCAGGTTATCCAGGGCATTGTATCACCATGCCTCCAAGAACCATGCAATTCATCTAACAGGTGAGGTGTGCATGACTGTGGAAACATACTTAGAAACACTGCACAGTGCTAAATCACAGGTTGTTTCCAAAGGCAGAAGGTAGGGTGTGACTGTGAACACTTCTTGTGAAGACAATTGGGTGTGAATGTTAGACTTAATTGCTTCCAGGTATGCTGAGACACtcccatttgtttgtttgtttataatcACTCCGTTAACTGGAAAGATGCTGCCAGCCCTATTTAAGTAAGGCAGAAAGAAGCAGTAACAGGAACacttgcaggaaaaaaggagcagTTTTAGCAAGGATACTTCAGTTGACAATCGACTGTGCACCCCAAGCTACTTAAATACCCATTTAAGCATGTTTAGATCCTGTGTTTTGGTAACTTTCCTGTTATCTTCTCATTAGTCTGGTTTTAAAACTCCTGCCATGTTGGCCAGGTCATTGATGAATTTGATCTAGTGTCATATCATTACCTCCAAACAGGATAATTCAGTCTTGTGAGTAACTGCCAGGAGAGCTCTGCTTACAGACGCTGTCCAGACCAATAAAGATTCGTGAATAAGTATTGAATGTTGGATAGGCAAGGGGAATTTACAACAGGAGAGGACTTTGAAGTAATCGTAATACAATTTTTTGGAGATCACTTTTCACCAGCCtggaagagaatttttttccttacaatgTGTTATCCAgaatagaaaaatgtattcGGTGTTCCTCTTGAGTCTTCTTGGCTGCCCTTGATAACAGTGAGCACTGGGACACTTCTCTTCTGTGTACTGACTCCCTACCAGTGGCCTCCGTACAAGTGTACCTTTCTTCTGGAGGTATCCCAGATCTGTTTTCAGTCTCTGCCTTCATGATGGATTCCTAAGAACTAACTGCTTACTACATTGTCTTTCCAGATAAAAACaattaaagggaaaagcaggaatCATGCCTTGAGTGTGTCCTCTGGTAATGGggctcttttgcttttctgcaatgGCATAATTGAGTCAACTCAAAAGTCGTTTCCAAGTTGTAGTGTAACCTGGTGGATTGAACAGTCATCCACAAGTACTTCAATGCAATTGTCCCTCCATGGATACCACCATTACTTAATGGCAAATAATGCTGAGGAAGGGAGTGAACTCAGGAGTCTGGCTCAGGGTAGGCGCAGAAGGGAAGCCGAACAGCTTAAACTGTTCAGCTGTATCTGTTAACAGATACAgtttaaatacttcttttattaAGCTGAAGGTGTTAGcctatgttttgttttctaatccACCTTCTGAATTATTATTCCACAGTAGTGTTGCTAGAGCAGACACGGTCTTCAGGGAAGTAAAATGGAGCACCTGATAGTTTAGCCTCATGTACTGCTTCTTacagaatgctttaaaaataaccttgGCATA
This window of the Pelecanus crispus isolate bPelCri1 chromosome 12, bPelCri1.pri, whole genome shotgun sequence genome carries:
- the LOC104029101 gene encoding protein spinster homolog 3-like; this encodes MQNPGAHENTGLQSELPLEEQNYGATAAHVRQDLFMPVSSSGPAKRDYLIAAVLCYANLINFMDWFIVPGILLDIQKYFKLSDGDSGLLQTVFILCYMLAAPIFGYLGDRYNRKIILGAGIFFWSGVTLGSSFISDLYCWIFFLSRGLVGIGTASYSTIAPTIIADLFEEGKRTTMLSIFYIFIPVGSGLGYVLAASMTRVTGDWHWAFRVTPCMGGLALVLLILLVPHRTQRRTAAHRALSIFGTIRVAAEKPGVQRTARTTWCRDVISLAKNGSFVWSSLGLTAMAFVTGALGMWVPLFLYRAQVIQGIVSPCLQEPCNSSNSLIFGGITIGTGILGVIAGAEAARRLRKINNKADPLICATSMFISAPCLYIALMVAQTNILSTFIFIAFGEVFLSVNWAVVTDILLYVVTPRRQSTAIALQILVSHLLGDAGSPYLIGTISSAIQAKNAHSFQWSFWSMQYSFIVCAFVGVFGGGCFLLTSFYIEEDRKEAERR